One segment of Solanum stenotomum isolate F172 chromosome 1, ASM1918654v1, whole genome shotgun sequence DNA contains the following:
- the LOC125876417 gene encoding syntaxin-121-like, producing the protein MNDLFSGSFSRYGENDHDQDSHGIEMGDTGGVNLDKFFEDVEAIKDELKNLEKIYAQLQSSNEKSKTLHNAKAVKDLRSKMDDDVSMALKKAKFIKVRLEALDRSNASNRSLPECGPGSSSDRTRTSIVNGLRKKLHESMNQFNELRQKMASEYRETVQRRYYTVTGENPDEAVLDTLISTGQSETFLQKAIQEQGRGQVMDTIMEIQERHEAVKEIERNLKELHQVFLDMAVLVESQGEQLDDIESQVNRANSYVRGGAQQLQVARKHQKNTRKWTCFAIILLLIIILIVVLSIQPWKK; encoded by the exons atgaatgaTCTTTTCTCAGGATCGTTCTCTCGTTATGGAGAGAACGATCATGATCAAGATTCTCATGGAATTGAAATGGGAGACACCGGTGGTGTCAACCTAGACAAGTTTTTCGAAGACGTAGAAGCTATTAAAGACGAGCTGAAAAACCTCGAAAAAATCTATGCTCAGCTTCAGAGCTCTAATGAAAAGAGTAAGACCCTTCACAACGCGAAAGCTGTGAAGGATCTTAGGTCCAAAATGGATGATGATGTTTCCATGGCCTTGAAAAAGGCCAAGTTTATTAAAGTTCGTTTGGAAGCGTTGGATAGATCCAACGCTTCCAATAGGAGCCTCCCCGAGTGTGGCCCGGGGAGCTCCTCTGATAGGACGAGGACGTCTATTGTGAATGGATTGAGGAAGAAACTTCATGAATCTATGAATCAGTTTAATGAGCTGAGACAAAAGATGGCGTCGGAATATAGAGAAACGGTTCAAAGAAGGTATTATACTGTTACTGGAGAAAATCCTGATGAAGCAGTTCTTGATACACTCATATCTACAG GTCAAAGTGAGACATTCTTACAAAAGGCAATACAAGAACAAGGAAGAGGACAAGTGATGGACACAATAATGGAGATTCAAGAAAGGCATGAAGCTGTGAAGGAAATAGAGAGGAATTTGAAAGAACTTCATCAAGTTTTCTTGGACATGGCTGTTTTAGTGGAATCTCAAGGTGAACAACTTGATGATATTGAGAGCCAAGTGAATAGGGCTAATTCATATGTTAGAGGAGGTGCTCAACAATTACAAGTGGCAAGAAAACACCAAAAGAATACAAGAAAATGGACTTGTTTTGCTATTATTCTTTTGCTTATCATCATCTTGATAGTGGTTCTTTCTATTCAGCCATGGAAGAAATGA